One segment of Candidatus Nitrospira nitrosa DNA contains the following:
- a CDS encoding transglycosylase SLT domain-containing protein, translating into MRNHNVSAIVGICVTLLSVFVPSRDAHTAQVAALDQPNTESCASPEECFLAAVWPRERLGNVLTKDQVLALKLERLRKVMEGGAASLWAKRAGLLSGVILTDRNPAAALPYLRAAQQDFPVLDDYIRFWIGEAHLRSGEVKEAAAMFEGVPQAVPDSNLLNLAALRAGEAWYRAASCPEAISWSLKAVSGNDKDPQVAQAWLRLASCYLRENQLTEARDTLKQLWVKFPQTKEAKEAEALLASNGGGTSWSVSPDLHYERAQAFLAQSLHSEAIDELKKFMTLDPSSPQRSDAKLKLGIAQVRLKTYDQARDTFSALSEDQGPRGDEATVWLGRVYLRQGLGEKLLDLCRTLSKRTLTPEQKGQINLFAGIWLEDQARFDEAAERYRHVAKMGDPASQRIEAQWREGWLLYRTERQREAIRVWQQIIDQKDSDIEPQALYWIARAHGQLGDTKAKDLFVQVCQRFPYTYYCQMAREQGNIPVLPRPEQESTVSPVSAVQPVFEAAHAPTPESQVTNRTQIEQQSAFRRAIELRLLGREQDAARELSALTDRYSREPEVLAALSIMLNEVGAYHHALRLVRSRFREKLERTGGTIADGLWNVAYPTGLIPTIKVSATNGVDPFLVAAIIREESQYDWKAVSRVGAIGLMQVMPTTATAVAQQHHLPNVTREDLFDQEINIRIGVRYVEQLLAQFSGNIVQAIAAYNAGPVVVGTWAETYRGRSEDEFVELIQYQETRQYVKRVLRSYKEYLRLYGAPKTVS; encoded by the coding sequence ATGAGAAACCATAATGTATCGGCCATCGTCGGCATCTGTGTGACGTTGCTCAGTGTGTTCGTGCCGTCGCGTGACGCGCACACCGCGCAGGTTGCCGCGCTGGACCAACCGAATACCGAGAGCTGTGCCTCTCCCGAGGAGTGTTTTCTGGCAGCGGTTTGGCCAAGGGAACGACTGGGGAATGTCTTGACGAAGGACCAAGTCCTTGCACTGAAACTGGAGCGGCTCCGGAAGGTCATGGAAGGGGGGGCGGCGTCGCTCTGGGCTAAGAGGGCCGGGTTACTCTCCGGCGTGATTCTGACGGATCGTAATCCTGCTGCCGCGCTGCCGTATCTTCGAGCTGCACAGCAAGACTTTCCGGTCCTCGACGATTACATCCGATTCTGGATCGGCGAGGCGCACTTACGCTCGGGGGAGGTCAAGGAGGCTGCGGCGATGTTCGAAGGAGTGCCGCAAGCGGTCCCCGATTCCAACTTGCTCAACTTGGCCGCGCTCCGTGCCGGGGAAGCCTGGTACCGAGCTGCCAGTTGCCCCGAGGCCATCTCTTGGTCTCTGAAGGCAGTGAGTGGAAATGATAAAGACCCTCAAGTCGCGCAGGCCTGGCTGCGATTAGCCTCGTGTTATCTCCGTGAAAATCAATTGACCGAAGCCCGAGACACGTTGAAGCAGCTCTGGGTGAAGTTTCCGCAAACGAAAGAAGCCAAGGAGGCGGAGGCGTTATTGGCGAGCAACGGCGGAGGCACGTCGTGGAGTGTATCTCCTGACCTGCACTATGAGCGTGCCCAGGCATTTCTGGCACAGTCCCTTCATTCGGAAGCGATTGATGAACTCAAGAAGTTCATGACCCTCGATCCGTCCTCTCCGCAACGCTCGGATGCCAAACTCAAATTGGGGATTGCACAGGTTCGACTCAAGACCTACGACCAGGCGCGCGACACATTCTCTGCGCTGAGTGAGGATCAAGGGCCTCGGGGGGATGAGGCGACGGTTTGGCTGGGGAGAGTCTACCTCCGCCAGGGGTTGGGGGAGAAGCTGTTGGATTTGTGTCGTACGCTGTCCAAGCGGACTTTGACGCCGGAACAGAAAGGACAGATCAACCTGTTCGCTGGAATCTGGCTGGAGGATCAAGCTCGCTTCGACGAAGCAGCTGAACGATATCGGCATGTTGCCAAGATGGGTGACCCTGCTTCTCAACGAATTGAGGCGCAGTGGCGGGAAGGGTGGTTGTTGTATCGAACGGAGCGCCAACGGGAAGCGATCCGTGTGTGGCAACAGATTATCGATCAAAAAGACAGCGACATTGAACCGCAAGCGCTCTACTGGATTGCGCGCGCCCACGGGCAGCTTGGGGATACCAAGGCGAAAGATCTGTTTGTGCAAGTCTGTCAACGGTTCCCGTACACCTACTATTGTCAGATGGCACGTGAGCAGGGGAACATACCGGTGCTTCCACGGCCGGAACAGGAGTCGACCGTTTCACCTGTGTCAGCCGTCCAACCCGTTTTTGAAGCCGCTCACGCACCGACACCGGAGAGCCAGGTGACGAATCGGACACAGATCGAACAACAATCGGCCTTCCGGCGGGCGATTGAATTGAGACTGCTTGGCCGAGAGCAAGATGCCGCGAGGGAGCTGAGCGCCTTGACGGATCGGTATAGTCGAGAGCCTGAAGTGTTAGCAGCATTATCCATCATGCTGAATGAAGTCGGCGCGTACCATCATGCGTTGCGCCTCGTGCGATCGCGATTCCGAGAGAAATTAGAGCGGACCGGGGGAACAATCGCCGACGGCTTGTGGAATGTGGCCTATCCAACCGGATTGATCCCGACGATTAAAGTGTCGGCAACCAACGGGGTTGACCCCTTTCTGGTTGCGGCCATCATCCGAGAGGAAAGCCAGTATGATTGGAAGGCGGTTTCCCGCGTCGGTGCCATCGGCTTGATGCAAGTGATGCCGACCACGGCCACGGCCGTTGCGCAGCAACATCATCTGCCAAACGTGACTCGAGAGGATCTCTTCGATCAAGAAATCAACATTCGGATCGGTGTGCGGTATGTGGAACAGCTCCTGGCACAGTTTTCCGGCAATATCGTCCAAGCGATCGCAGCGTAC
- the rlmN gene encoding 23S rRNA (adenine(2503)-C(2))-methyltransferase RlmN produces the protein MVNASVHLLALTELQMARFVRTQRWPAYRATQILRWLYQRRLRTIMDMTDLPMQDRVALSQSASIGRSTQVSVLQSQDGTRKVLLTLEDGMSVESVLIPDDSRLTLCVSTQVGCMLDCGFCLTGQMGLKRNLKLHEVIDQVLTSQDLLTSDERITNLVFMGMGEPLANVETLKAAVAGLTNKLWGLGWSRRRITVSTAGLASRLSDVAAMGVNLAVSLNATTEEQRRDLMPAASNIASLKSLLAACRRYPLAPHQRLTFEYVLLANVNDLPVDARRLVQLLKPLRCKVNLIPFNEFPGSRFHRPSDKDVLRFQSDLRKAGLDVYVRQSRGRDVYGACGQLGDVSGNQPPVTLTAIETRC, from the coding sequence ATGGTCAACGCATCGGTTCATCTTTTGGCCCTCACCGAACTTCAGATGGCCCGGTTTGTCCGCACACAACGCTGGCCTGCGTATCGAGCCACACAAATCCTGCGCTGGTTATACCAACGACGTCTTCGAACGATCATGGACATGACCGATCTGCCGATGCAGGATCGAGTCGCACTCTCGCAATCCGCCTCCATCGGTCGCTCGACACAGGTGAGCGTTCTCCAATCTCAAGATGGAACACGTAAAGTACTCTTGACACTCGAAGACGGAATGTCGGTCGAATCCGTACTGATCCCTGACGACAGCAGGCTGACCCTCTGCGTGTCGACACAGGTAGGATGCATGTTGGACTGTGGGTTCTGCCTCACCGGACAGATGGGACTGAAACGTAACCTCAAGCTCCATGAGGTCATCGACCAAGTCCTGACCTCCCAAGACCTCCTGACATCTGATGAACGCATCACGAATCTCGTTTTCATGGGAATGGGAGAACCCCTCGCCAATGTGGAGACACTCAAGGCCGCCGTCGCTGGTCTCACGAACAAACTGTGGGGCCTGGGGTGGTCGCGGAGACGCATTACCGTCTCGACAGCCGGCCTGGCTTCCCGCCTTTCCGACGTCGCGGCGATGGGCGTGAATCTCGCCGTCTCTCTGAATGCCACTACGGAAGAACAACGTCGAGACCTGATGCCTGCCGCCAGTAATATCGCGTCCCTCAAATCGCTCCTGGCTGCTTGTCGACGGTACCCACTTGCCCCTCACCAACGGTTGACGTTCGAGTACGTCCTGCTGGCCAATGTCAACGATCTTCCAGTCGATGCTCGGCGCCTCGTGCAGTTGCTAAAACCCTTGCGCTGCAAAGTCAATCTGATCCCATTTAACGAGTTCCCTGGAAGTCGCTTTCATCGTCCGTCCGACAAGGACGTGCTTCGTTTTCAATCCGATCTCCGTAAGGCGGGACTCGATGTGTATGTCCGCCAGAGTCGCGGGCGCGACGTGTATGGCGCCTGCGGACAACTTGGTGACGTCTCCGGTAACCAACCTCCCGTTACCTTGACAGCTATTGAAACTCGTTGTTAG
- a CDS encoding M16 family metallopeptidase, with protein MIRPIITRIWFASLAGILLILGDRSISMGADPNEYILTNGMKVLLIEVPKAPVATVQVWYKVGSRNEVMGRAGLSHMLEHMMFKGTARYPKGSFSRIIRKNGGIDNAFTGQDFTAYFENVAADRVGLALELEADRMQGLLLDHSEFQTERDVVKEERRLRSEDDPQGALVEALFAQVFMSHPYHWPVIGWFADLDAMAIEDLQRHYDTFYSPNNATLIVVGDIKTDSLLPTIKRLFEPIPRGPSPKHVLPPEPEQRGERRFLLKREAQVPFVMTGFRIPNYSSDDSYALDLLESILSHGKSSRLYQSLVYDQKMALAVGADYSLLQTDPGLFYFYAVVNPGTKVEAVEEALQREVLRLQNELPSELELQRAKNQVEASRVFEQDSNFRHAMLMGQAETVGAGWRRINQFVEHIRAVTAQDIQRVAKQYLTPDSRTTGILIPLPAKPPESPSSSTHDGKS; from the coding sequence ATGATCAGGCCGATTATCACACGCATTTGGTTTGCCTCCCTGGCAGGGATTCTCCTAATCCTGGGCGACCGTTCCATCTCCATGGGAGCCGACCCTAACGAGTACATCCTCACCAACGGTATGAAGGTGCTGCTGATCGAGGTCCCGAAAGCCCCAGTGGCTACGGTCCAGGTCTGGTACAAGGTGGGCTCCCGTAATGAAGTCATGGGTCGCGCGGGACTCTCGCATATGCTTGAACACATGATGTTCAAAGGCACGGCCCGGTATCCCAAAGGCTCGTTTTCCCGAATTATCCGAAAGAATGGTGGGATCGACAACGCCTTTACCGGACAGGATTTCACCGCCTATTTTGAAAATGTGGCGGCCGACCGTGTCGGGCTTGCCTTGGAACTAGAGGCCGACCGGATGCAGGGGTTGCTCCTCGATCACAGTGAGTTCCAGACTGAGCGCGACGTCGTGAAAGAAGAACGCCGTTTGCGGTCCGAGGATGACCCGCAAGGTGCCTTGGTCGAAGCCTTGTTCGCCCAAGTCTTCATGAGCCATCCCTATCATTGGCCGGTGATCGGCTGGTTCGCAGACCTCGATGCGATGGCGATCGAAGACTTACAGCGCCACTATGACACCTTTTATTCCCCCAACAACGCCACGTTGATCGTGGTGGGCGATATCAAAACCGACTCGCTACTCCCCACGATCAAACGCTTGTTTGAGCCGATCCCCAGAGGCCCATCGCCGAAACACGTTCTGCCGCCCGAGCCGGAACAGCGCGGCGAACGTCGGTTTCTCCTCAAGCGGGAAGCCCAGGTTCCGTTTGTGATGACAGGGTTTCGCATCCCCAACTATTCAAGCGACGACAGCTACGCCCTGGACCTCCTTGAGTCGATCCTTTCGCATGGGAAGAGCTCCCGCCTCTACCAGAGTCTGGTCTATGACCAGAAAATGGCGCTTGCAGTCGGTGCAGACTATAGTTTGCTGCAAACCGACCCCGGCCTCTTCTATTTTTATGCGGTGGTCAATCCTGGAACGAAGGTCGAGGCTGTAGAAGAAGCGCTCCAACGAGAGGTCTTGCGTCTTCAGAATGAGCTCCCATCGGAGCTGGAACTCCAACGAGCCAAGAATCAGGTGGAAGCGTCGCGCGTGTTTGAGCAAGACTCGAATTTTCGCCATGCCATGCTCATGGGACAAGCAGAGACCGTCGGCGCAGGGTGGCGACGTATCAATCAGTTTGTTGAGCATATCCGTGCGGTCACGGCCCAAGATATTCAACGTGTCGCGAAGCAGTATTTGACTCCTGACAGTCGGACGACAGGGATTCTCATCCCCTTACCAGCAAAGCCCCCCGAATCGCCTTCCTCATCGACCCATGATGGAAAGTCCTAG
- a CDS encoding M16 family metallopeptidase, which translates to MSIPQGAAAADLAPVKFTAPNGMTVVVLEQHFLPIVELHALIKAGSSQDPPEKAGVANLVASLLDEGTTSRSSKQLAEQIDFVGGSLGAQASEDFTTASARILRKDIDLGFTLLADILQRPAFPKQEFERVRSQIHGEIASDNDDPGHVAMKAFNQLVYQTHPYRWPVQGTEETLNKITLSDIQGFYAREYLPNQVILTIVGDVTVEQATSLVQLHFGSWKKGLAQPRPVRKPPSVEKKAVQFIEKDLTQSTIMLGHSGITRTNPDFYAVTVMNHVLGAGGFSSRLMDSIRDKQGLAYGITSHYDARAMPGSFWISLQTRTETTNQAISSVLAEMKAIREAPVTDHELAEAKSFLMGSFPLRLDSTAKLAQVLGQVEFFGLGFDYFSQYPKWIDRVTKDDVQRVAKQYLNPQLYALVVVGNITKAKVRH; encoded by the coding sequence ATGAGTATTCCCCAGGGAGCGGCCGCTGCCGACCTCGCACCTGTTAAGTTCACCGCGCCGAATGGGATGACGGTCGTCGTGTTGGAACAACATTTCCTTCCCATCGTGGAACTCCATGCGCTCATCAAAGCCGGCTCATCGCAGGATCCTCCGGAGAAGGCAGGTGTTGCCAATCTCGTAGCCAGCCTGCTCGATGAGGGCACGACATCACGATCGTCCAAGCAACTCGCCGAACAGATCGACTTTGTCGGGGGATCACTCGGCGCGCAAGCCAGTGAAGACTTCACGACCGCGTCGGCCCGTATTCTGAGAAAGGATATTGACCTGGGGTTTACGCTTCTTGCCGATATCCTTCAACGTCCGGCATTTCCTAAACAGGAATTTGAACGGGTTCGATCACAGATCCATGGTGAAATCGCGAGCGACAACGATGATCCCGGCCATGTGGCGATGAAAGCCTTCAACCAACTGGTCTATCAGACTCACCCCTACCGCTGGCCGGTACAGGGAACCGAGGAGACCCTCAACAAGATCACCTTGTCCGATATCCAAGGCTTCTACGCAAGAGAATACCTCCCTAACCAAGTCATCCTGACCATCGTTGGTGACGTGACGGTCGAACAAGCGACGTCGCTCGTTCAGCTACATTTCGGGTCTTGGAAGAAAGGCCTTGCACAACCTCGGCCCGTCAGAAAACCCCCCAGCGTCGAGAAGAAGGCCGTCCAATTCATCGAAAAAGACCTAACTCAGTCTACTATTATGTTGGGTCATTCTGGAATTACCCGAACGAACCCTGACTTCTATGCGGTTACCGTCATGAATCATGTTCTAGGAGCCGGTGGATTTTCATCGCGTCTGATGGATTCCATTCGTGACAAGCAGGGACTTGCCTACGGCATCACGAGCCACTATGACGCGAGAGCCATGCCGGGATCATTCTGGATCAGCCTCCAGACTCGCACTGAGACCACCAACCAGGCTATCAGCAGCGTCTTAGCTGAGATGAAAGCAATCCGTGAGGCACCGGTGACCGACCACGAACTAGCCGAAGCCAAGTCGTTTTTGATGGGGAGTTTCCCGTTACGACTGGATTCCACGGCGAAGTTGGCTCAAGTCTTGGGACAGGTGGAGTTTTTCGGCCTCGGATTCGACTACTTCAGCCAATACCCCAAATGGATTGACCGCGTCACAAAAGATGACGTGCAGCGTGTGGCCAAACAATACCTCAACCCTCAGCTTTACGCCCTTGTGGTAGTGGGGAACATTACCAAAGCGAAAGTCCGTCACTAG
- the larE gene encoding ATP-dependent sacrificial sulfur transferase LarE encodes MRDVRNEAPMQVAGLQDKLLRLRTVLTDLGSVVVAYSGGIDSTFVLKVAHDQLGENAIGITAVSPTFPLLELEAAKRVAQEIGARHELVQTDQLTIEDFVKNDASRCFHCKTDLYQLLGNVRQSKNAAYVVDGTNLDDLGDDRPGMKAARGLGVRSPLVEAELSKSDIRILAKELGLSNWDKPAAACLSSRIPRGMPITLEKLSRVEEAEAMLQREGLRHFRVRNHGEIARIEVAPGDLPWIIEPARRTRITTQLKELGFKFVTVDLDGYRPGGISLS; translated from the coding sequence ATGCGCGACGTTAGGAACGAAGCACCTATGCAAGTGGCTGGGCTCCAAGACAAACTTCTTCGACTTCGAACCGTACTCACAGATTTGGGTTCTGTGGTTGTCGCCTACTCCGGTGGAATCGACAGCACCTTTGTACTGAAGGTTGCGCATGACCAACTTGGGGAAAACGCGATCGGCATCACAGCCGTCTCGCCGACATTCCCATTACTGGAACTTGAAGCCGCCAAGCGAGTCGCTCAAGAAATTGGCGCCCGGCATGAACTGGTGCAAACTGACCAATTGACCATTGAGGATTTCGTCAAGAATGACGCCAGCCGGTGCTTTCACTGCAAAACAGATTTATATCAGCTGCTCGGCAATGTCCGACAATCAAAGAACGCCGCGTATGTCGTGGATGGCACCAATCTGGATGACCTGGGGGATGACCGCCCTGGTATGAAAGCGGCACGGGGATTGGGCGTCCGGAGCCCGCTTGTCGAGGCTGAGCTGTCAAAATCCGACATCCGCATCTTGGCCAAGGAACTCGGTCTCTCGAACTGGGACAAGCCTGCAGCAGCCTGCCTCTCGTCACGAATCCCACGTGGAATGCCAATCACACTGGAAAAACTGAGCCGAGTGGAAGAAGCCGAGGCCATGCTTCAACGCGAGGGGCTGCGCCATTTTCGAGTCAGAAACCACGGCGAGATCGCCAGAATTGAAGTCGCCCCCGGCGACCTCCCCTGGATCATTGAGCCGGCTCGGCGCACACGAATCACTACACAGCTGAAAGAACTGGGATTTAAGTTTGTGACGGTAGATCTTGATGGGTATCGGCCAGGGGGAATCAGCCTGAGCTGA